The Bosea beijingensis genome contains the following window.
GGAGCTCGCCTCGCTCGACATCACCACCGGCAACCAGATCGAGGGGCAGACCGAGTTCGTCTATCTCAACACCACGCGCACCTTGCGGGCGATGGCGAAGCGCTTCGCAGCGCTCGGGGTCAAGCCGGAGCTGGAGGTGTTCTCCTCCGGCGATATCGAATTCGGCAAGCAATTGATCGCGGAAGGGCTGATCGAAGGGACGCCGCTGTTCCAGATGGTCACCGGCGTCAGATGGGGCGCTCCGAGCAATCCCGAGACGATCCTCTACCAGCGCGGCCTACTGCCGCCGGGCGCCGTCTGGGCCGCCTTCGGCATCGGGCGCAACCAGATGCCGATCGTGGCGCAGGCCGCCCTGATGGGTGGCAATGTCCGCGTCGGCCTCGAGGACAACCTCTATCTCTCGCGCGGCGTGTTCGCGACCAACGGGCAACTGGTGGAAAAGGCGCGCTGCATCCTGGAGAACATGGGCTATGCGATCGCTACGCCGGCCGAGACCCGCGAGATCCTCGGGCTGAGGCGGCGAGGGTGAGCGCTGCCGGGCGACACGGGCTGATTGCGCCGCTCGATGGCGTCGCGCCGGAGCTTCATGGTTCGAGCTTCATCGCTCCCGGCGCGGTTGTGATCGGTCGTGTTTCTATCGGCGCCGAGAGCTCGATCTGGTACGGTGCGGTGCTGCGGGGCGACGAGGAGGAGATCCGGATCGGCGACCGCAGCAACATCCAGGACGGCGTGGTGGTCCACAGCACCTGCGGGCAGGGACCGGTCATCATCGGGTCGGATGTCACGATCGGGCATCGCGCCGTGTTGCATGGCTGCCGGATCGGCGATGGAGCGATGGTCGGGATCGGCGCGATCGTGCTGGACGGCGCCGTGGTGGAGCCAGGCGCCATCGTCGCCGCCGGCGCCGTCGTGGCTCCGGGAAAGGTGGTTGGGTCGGGGATGCTGTGGGCCGGCTGCCCGGCGCGCGAGATGCGTACGATCAAGCCCGCGGAGCTCGCCTTCCTGCGCGGCAACCCGGCCCATTATGCCGGGCAGGCGGCTCGTCACAGGACGTTGATCGATTGCACGCGCCCCTCGGCGGGCAAGGCGTGCCCTGCCGTGTAGGCCTGCGGGGAGCACTTCGATCCGGCCGCCGACGTGAAAGGCTAAAGGCCGTCGCCATGCACGGCTCTCGAAGGCCAGCGATGTCGTGGGAAAATCAAGATGGACGTCGAGGCGCCCACGGCCGTGCGGCAGGCCGAGGTCGGCGCCGTGCGCATTATGATCGAGCGTAAGCAAGACAGGTTCGCCACCCGGCCCGAGGAGCTGGTCGCAGACGGCGCCTACGGCTCGGCCGAGAACCTGGCCTGGCGGGATGAGGGCGAACGCCCTCTAAGCGATCCACTCAGCCTCGATCAACAGCCGACACCGCACAGACTTCTTCAACACGATCGATCCACAGTTGCCGTTCGGAACCTCCGCTTTCCGGCATATCTGTTCGCCGTCTGACCTCAGGGCAGAACTTGGCGCAGGGCGAACATCTTGACTGCGGGTGGAGCTATCCGCCCAAGGGAAAGGCGGGCAAGATCCCGTAACGACTTAGCTGGCCGCCATGTCGAAAAAATTGGTAGGCCCCATCTGGCCGCCTTTTAGTACGATCTCTAGCCCGTCGAGATGCTGCGCCGTGCTGTGAGCCCGGCAGAGCGGTGCGCCTGCCACCATAGGTGCGCGATAGGACAGGCCCCAGATGTCGAGCGCCTCGATCGCCAGCGTCGAGGTGTCGCCGCCGGCGACGAGAAGCCGGGCGATGCGCGCTTCACGCATAACCTCGCGCAGCAACATACCCGTCGCCTCGGCCACAGCGCGCGGGCTTTTCGGCACGCCGTCCGGCGCCGCTGTAAGCAGCATCGTGTCGCCGGCTGCGAGCAGCGATAGCGCTTGCTTTCGCAAATTCTCGGCGTGGCTCGGTTCGGAGAGCAGCCTGGCGGGATCGATCGTCAACCGCGCGAAGCCGTTCGCCGCCTCGACCTGCGCCCGCGTCACGGGCGAGAGAGAACCGGCAAGCGCCAGGGCCGGCCCGGGTTGCCGGATGGCTGGCGCAGGCGTCGCAACGGCAAGTTGATTCTCGAGTTCGGCCGCCACATGGGCGACGGAACTCGCGCCAACGAACAGCATCGGCGCTTCGGCGAGCGGGGCGCGGCAGATTTGGGCGATAGAGACGAGGTCCTCGGCTCGCGACACGTCAAAGAGCACGATGCGCGAGCCCTGTCCGCGCAGGTGCGCGAGAGTGGAGGCGGCCTCGCCCTGCATTTCATGCGCGCGGTAGTCGATGAGACCGACTGGCGCTAGCCCCTGCTCTGCGAGATGGCGGCGCAGATCCGCCTCCGCCATCGGCGTCACCGGATGGCGGCTCATCGTCGGATGGCGGTCGATCCGATGAATCTCGCCGCCGGCGCCCGCCGCAGCGAAGAGATGGCCAAACAGGCAATAGCGCCCGAGATTCGGCTGGCCACCGATGATCGGCACCAGTTCATTCGGGAAATGCGGCTTGAGCGCCGCAACTGCCGCGCCGATGCTTCCGACATAGGGCGCGCTGTCGAAGGTCGAACAGCATTTGTAATGCATCAACTGCACGCCGAGCTCGGCAAAGAAACGCCCGGCCTCGTCCAGAATCGACGCTATCTCGGTCGATGGCATCGATCGTGTCGCACCGGCAATGCCGACCGCGTCGAGCGGCCCGGCCGCTGCGAGCTGTGCCGGCGTCGGCACGCCAAGGAAGAGCAGGGCACGGAAGCCACGCTCGGCGAGCGTCGCGAGCGTGTCGGTCGCGCCGGTGAAGTCATCTGCGAACCAGCCGTAATGCGGCCTTGGCCTTGTCATGGCGTCTCAGGCCGTCTTGGCGCCGAAGAAATCGAGCGCCTGCTGCAACTCGGGCAGCCTTCGCGCGGCCTCCGAGAGCGGCACACCGTTAGCGATGGCCTCCCAGGCCTGACGAATGCTGGTGACGCCAGCCGCCGGTCCACCGGGATGAGCCAGGATGCCGCCACCCGCCATGAAAAGCAGGTCGTCATGACCGATCGCATCCCAGGTCGGCTGAGCGGTCCCAGCCCATTGGCCGGAGGAGAAGGCAGGCAGCACACGGTCGTCGATGCTCTCCGCCAGCGGCGTCACGCAGTCACGTGCCGAGGCGACGACCTCCGCATCCTCCTGGGCGAACTTTCCCTGCACGCCATGGACATGCATGTGGTCGACCCCCGCCAGCCGCCATAGCACCTGATAGGCCTGAAACGAGATTCCGAGGAGAGGATGGCGCGAGAAGGCGCCGTAGCCGTTGCGGTGGCCGTGCAGGGCGAGATCGGTCGCGCGGCGCAGGGTTTCGATGGCTGAGAAGCCGCACCAGTTCAGGCTCGCCATGACGCAGGAGCCGCCCTCGCGGGCCACCAGGTCAGCATGGCGGCGCATCGCATCGGTCTCGTCAGTAATGTTGAACGCGACCATGACATGCTTTCCGGTACGGTCTCGATGGCGGCGGATCGCGTTCATCACCGCCGGCACGCGCTGCGCCAGCGGGGCATGGTCGGGATCGGCCGAAATCTCGTCGTCCTTGATGAAGTCGAGTCCCGCCTCGCAGAGCCTGGTCACGAGTTCAGCGGTTTGCGCCGGGCTAAGGCCGACATTTGGCTTGATGATCGAGCCGACCATCGGGCCGGCGGCGACGCCCGTCAGGGCGCGCGTGCCCGCGATGCCCTGCTTCGGTAGCGGGAAGCGGGTGCGGTAGCCGGCGGGCATGGCAATGTTTTCGAGGCGCAGCCCGGTCACCTCGCCGAGATCGAAGAGATTTCCGGCGACGATCGAAGCCAGCGTCGAAATATTGGCCCCGACATTGGCGACAGGGAAGGAGATGGCGATCCGGGCGCGGCGCCATGGCCCCTGCACGCCCTTGCGGGCGAGCCATGCGTTCGGCAGCGAAGGCTCGGCGGCGCTCTCCAGTTCCTCGATGCGGGTGACGACGGCGCGGGTGCGCGAGCGCAACTCGTCGGTCTCGCCGGCGACCCGCGTGAAGGTGCCGCTCGATTGCTCACCCGCCATGACCTCGGCGACCTTCGCCGGATCGAGCGGGGTCTCGACGAGATAGGTCGCTTCAAAACGGTCGTCGGTCATCGGCGTGTCTTTCAGGACGTCGTGCTCCGGCTCAACCCGAGCATTTCAGGACCAGAGGCGCTGATATGTGAGATGGCCGGGTCAAACCCGACCAAAACGCGCTTCACCCCTGTGGCTTCAGCCGGCCGCGGCGGCGAGCTTGTTCAGGTCCGGGAAGGGCCGCACCGGGTCCTTGCCGTCCCAAGTCTCGGAAGCCTCGCGGATCAGGCGGAACATCTCACCCTTGGGGCCGGCGACCTCGGAGAGCTCGATCACCGTGCCGGGGTGGTAGTGCGTGTCGAAATAGACGAAGCGCCCGCGCTCGCCGACCTCGCCTGACATCACCGGCTTGAAGCCCTCAGTGACGAGCCGCTCCAGGTCGGCGTCGTAATCCGAGGTCCAGTAGGCGACATGCTGCAGGCCGGTCAGCCCTGCATCGGTGAAGTCCTTGTACATGGACGGCACCGTGTTGCGGCACTGGATCAGTTCGATCTGGAGCGGGCCGGAATTGGCCAGCGCCACCGAATTATGCGGCTCGTAGGCCTCGCCCTTGTAGCGGTAGTTCCGGATCGGAACCTTCGGGTTGTAGAAGAACGGCCCGACGCCCAGCACGCGGCTCCAGTAATCCATCGCCGCCTCGATATCCGGGACGACATAGCCGGCCTGACGGATCTGGCCAAAGAAGCGGCTCATGGGCGTTGCTTTCTGATTATCGGGATCAAAGGAAGCCGATGGAGATCCACGGCACGGCAGCGACGACGAGAAGGCCGAGGAGCAGGGCGAGGATGTAGCCCCAGATGTATTTCAGGCCCTCGTCGGGGTTGATCTTGCTGATCGCGCAAGCGCCGTAATAACCGACGCCGAAAGGCGGGGCGAAGAGCCCGATGCCCATCGCGAAGATCACGACCATCGCGTAATGGACCTCATGCACGCCGACCTGCTTGGCGATCGGGAACACCAGCGGCCCGAAGAGCACGATGGCCGGGATGCCCTCGAGCACGCTGCCGAGGATCGTGAAGGCGACGATCGAGATGCCGAGGAAGCCCCAGGTTCCGCCGGGCACGGCAGCCATCGCCTGCGCCAGGTCGCGCGAGAAGCCGGATTGCGTCAGACCCCAGGCCATGGCCGTGGCGCAGCCTATGATGAAGATGATCGCGCCGGTTAGCGAGGCCGTCTCGACCAGCATCTTCGGCAGGCGCCGCCAGTCGAACTGGCGATAGAGCAGGATGCCGGCCAGCACCGCATAGGCGATGCCGATCGTCGAGACTTCCGTAGCGGTTGCCACACCCTCGACCACCGCGGCGCGGATGACGAAGGGAAGGGCGATCGCTGGCGCCGCGATCAGTGCGAGCTTGCCGATCTCCCGCCGGGAGAAGCGCTTGACGTTGCTGAGGTCCTCGCCCCGGCAGCGCCACCAGACGACGAAACAGAGCGCCACGCCCAGCACCACGGCCGGCAGCATGCCGCCGGTGAACAGCGCCGCAATCGAGACGCCCGTCACCGAGCCGATGGTGATCAGCACGATCGAGGGCGGGATTGTCTCGGTCTGCGCACCTGTCGCCGAGAGCAGGGCGACGAGGTCGCCGGGCTTGGCGCCGCGCTTCTGCATCTCCGGGAAGAGCACGGGCGCGATCGCGGCCATGTCGGCGATCTTCGAGCCCGAGATACCGGAGACCAGATACATCGCACCGACCAGCACATAGGACAGGCCGCCGCGGACATGGCCGAGAAGGCTCGCCAGGAACTGGATCATCGCCTTGGCCATGCCGGTCATCTCGATCAGCGCGCCGAGGAAGATGAAGAGCGGCACTGCGAGCAGGATGAGATGGCTCATGCCTTCGTCGAGCCGCCCGACCATGACCAGCATCGGCGTCGAGGTGGTGCAGGCGAGATAGCCGAAGGTGGCGAGCGCGAAGGAGAAGGCGATCGGCACGCCGGAGAAGACGTTGAGCGCGACGACGCCGACGAAGAAGACGATCAGGTTGAGCTTGCCGAGCGGCTTCAGCGCCGGGCCGACGAGCCAGAACAGCAGCACGAACAGCGCGGTGAGCCCGATCGCGAGCAGGGCGGGTTTTAGCGACGAAAAGCGCAGCAGGCGGCAGCCGGCCGCAACCAGCATCAGCCCGACGCCGACAGGGATCGCCGCCGCACGCCAGGCATTGCTGATCTCCAGCGCCGGCGTGACGATGAAGTTTTCTTCCTCCGCATATTCGACCGCATGCGGCATGATCATAAGGAGGAAGGCGATGGAGGCCGTGATCGCGAGCGCTTCCAGGAGCGCCCGCGTCTGCGGTGAGACGCGGGAGACCAGGCCGGTCATCCGCATATGCTCGCCGCGCCGGAGCGCGACGACGGCGCCGAGCATCGAGAGCCAGAGGAACAGGATCGAGGCGAGCTCGTCCGACCACACCAGCGGCGCATGGAAGACATAGCGCGCGGTCACGCCGGCCCCGAGGATGATGATCTCGACCAGCACCAGCACCGCCGCAATCGTCTCGACCAGGCCCCCGAGGGCGCGGTCGAGATGGCCGGCGATGCGGCCAAGCCCGTTGGCGGGCATGGCTGCAGCGGGAATGGTCGCGCTATGGGCATCCATCGGGGCGTTTCCTGTCTTATGCGTTGGGCGCCTTATAGGCCCGCCCGCATTCCTCAGGCCAGCTTGCCGACGGCGTCTTCGAGCAGGCTCCAGGCGTCCTTGCCGAAGCGCTCCTGCCACTCCTTGTAGAAGCCGGCCTCGCGCAGCTTGGCACGGAAGGAATCCGGGTCCGTCTTGTTGAAGGCGAGGCCCTTCGATTGCAGGTCGGCCTGAACGGTCTCGTTGAGCTTCTTGATGTCGCCGCGCTGGGCGACGCCGGCATCGTTGATCGCATTGGAGACGATCGACTGGATGTCGGGCGGCAGGCCGCGCCAGGCGCGCCCGTTGGCGATGAACCAGAACCCGTCCCAGATATGGTTTGAGACGGCGCAGCTCTTCTGCACCTCGAAGAGCTTGGCGACCTGGATGATCGGCAGCGGGTTTTCCTGCGCGTCGACGACCTTGGTCTGCAGCGCGGTATAGACCTCCGAGAACTGCAGGCTCGCGGGCGCGGCATCGAGCGCCTTGAACATCGAGATCGAGAGCGGGCTGACCGGCACGCGGATCTTGAGGCCGGCCATTTCCTTCGCCGACTCGATCGCCTTGCCCGAGGTGGTCATCTGGCGGAAGCCATTGTCCCACATCTTCTCGAAGGCAAAGAGGTTAACCTTCGAGATGGCCTCGCGGACATGCGCGCCGAGCTTGCCGTCCATCGCCTTCCAGACCTGATCGTAATCGGCGAAGGCGAAGCCGACCGCATTGATCGCGGCGACCGGAACCAGCGTCGCGATCACCAGCGCAGACGGCGTGAAGAAGGTGATGCCGCCGTTGCGGACCTGGCTCAGCATGTCGGTATCGCCGCCGAGCTGGTTATTCGGGAAGATCTTGATCTCGACCCTCCCGTTCGTCTCCTTCGCCACGCGCTCGGCCGCTTCCTGGGCGCGGATGTTGAGCGGATGGCTCAGTGGCAGGTTGTTGCCGTATTTGAGCTCGATCTCGGCCGCACGCGCGACCATGGGCGCGCCGATAACGGGCAATGCTGATGCGGCGGCAAAGCTGCGCAGGATCGTGCGGCGTGTGAGAACACTCATGATTCCCTCCCTGGGAAGCTGGGATCGATTGATCTCTCTTGGTCTTGTTGCGCCGACGATAGAAACCACGGATGATGGCCGTCAAACTCAATATTTGATGGCTTTTGATGGTTTCTGATCAGACCTTTCCGGCGGCTGAGCTGAGTGTGGAGCGCGGCGAGCAGTCCCGTCGTCGTGAGCTTGCGACGGTTACGGACGTCGCTCGCCTCGCCGGAGTCTCGACCGCCACCGTAGACAGGGTGCTAAACCGCAGACCGGGTGTCCGGCAGGTAACGGCCGAGCATGTGATGAAGGCGGCGGCCGAACTCGGCTATGTACTCGACGCCGCCTTGCCGGTCGGGGCGCTCAGGCCTCTGCGCCTCGTCTTCCTGCTGCCCTCGGGCAACAATCGCTTTCTGACGCGTCTGGGCCGGCTGGTCATCGATTCACAGGAACGCTTCGCCTCTTTCAATATGCGGGCAAGGGTCGACCATATCGACAGCTTCAAGCCTGAACTGCTCGCGCAGCACCTGCGGCATGTCGGGCGGGATGTCGAAGGGGTCGCCTTCATGGCGCTGGAGCACCCGACGGTTCGCGAGGCGGTGGATTGGCTGGCCGGGCGCGGCATTCCCGCCGTCACGCTGATCTCGGATATCGCCAACACCAAGCGCGTCGCCTATGTCGGTCTCGACAACCGCGCTGCCGGCCGAACCGCCGGGCAACTCATGGCCCGCTTTATCGGGCAAAAGCCGGCCAAGGTCGGCATGATCGCGGGCAGCCTGAGTTACCGCGCCCATGAGGAGCGCGAGATGGGTTTCCTTCACCTCTTCCACGAGCTCCACCCGGGGATCGAAGTGGTCGGTCTGCGCGAAGGTCATGACGAGGAAGCGCGCAATTATCGGCAAACCAAAATGCTCTTAGCGAAGCACCCCGATCTCGCCGGGATCTACAATATCGGAGGAGGCCCGGAGGGTATCGCGCGGGCGCTGAAAGAGGCGGGGCGGCAGGGCGAGGTCGTTTTCATCGGCCATGGGCTGACGCCGGAAACACGTGCGCTGCTCATCGACGGCATCATGGATGCGGTGATCAATCAGGATCCGCAGGCTGCGCTGATGGATTGCGTTGCCATCTTCGCCAATATCAGGGCGGGCCGCCAGCCCAGCGAGGGCACGGCAAGGCCGAACATCGAGATCGTGTTGCGGGAGAATTTGCCATGACGCCAGGCCATGCGCTGGCGGCTCGTCGCTTCTTGTTGAAAGACTTCAATGCAGCCAGTCCGATGGGCCGTTCCTGCGCGACAGACGTAGTGTGCCAGACCGTCCCTTCACGGTGCCACGACGCGGGCGATTTTAGGTCTGCTTCTCGGCGGCCCTCTTGCGCCTGCTCATGGCGCCCAGCGTCCCCACTCGTGTTACGCGAGTTTCCGACTCGAATGACATTAGTTTTTACAAAAAATCGCAACCCCGCGCCTAACTTTCATCGCCAGCCAAGCTAGTCTGGTCAAGGAAGGGAGACTCTTGACACGCGCCAAGTCCAAAATTTATAAAATATGAAAAATGGAGACCCCCAGATGAGGCTGGCTGGAATTCGCATCCACGTGCTGCATGCGTCGTTTGCCGCCATCTATGGCGGCATCGAGCATGTGCCGCCGAGCCTGCGGCGGCCGGCCGCCCATTTCCAGCGCATCGAACGCAGCGGCCAGTACTCGACGCTGATCGAAGCGGTCGGCGAGAACGGCGAGAGCGGCTGGGGCGAGGCTTTCGGCTTGCCGCATCCCGGCATGGCCTCTTCGCTGATCGAGGCGGTGATCGCGCCGGCCCTTG
Protein-coding sequences here:
- a CDS encoding LacI family DNA-binding transcriptional regulator; its protein translation is MVSDQTFPAAELSVERGEQSRRRELATVTDVARLAGVSTATVDRVLNRRPGVRQVTAEHVMKAAAELGYVLDAALPVGALRPLRLVFLLPSGNNRFLTRLGRLVIDSQERFASFNMRARVDHIDSFKPELLAQHLRHVGRDVEGVAFMALEHPTVREAVDWLAGRGIPAVTLISDIANTKRVAYVGLDNRAAGRTAGQLMARFIGQKPAKVGMIAGSLSYRAHEEREMGFLHLFHELHPGIEVVGLREGHDEEARNYRQTKMLLAKHPDLAGIYNIGGGPEGIARALKEAGRQGEVVFIGHGLTPETRALLIDGIMDAVINQDPQAALMDCVAIFANIRAGRQPSEGTARPNIEIVLRENLP
- a CDS encoding 3-keto-5-aminohexanoate cleavage protein; translated protein: MDTSRKIILTCAVTGGAPFNRKHPAMPVTPAQIAAAALEAAAAGASVTHIHVRNPQTGEGSRDPALFKEVVDRIRATGTDIVLNLSCGMGAVFLPDPEDEGRALPESDVASAADRMLHLDNLPELASLDITTGNQIEGQTEFVYLNTTRTLRAMAKRFAALGVKPELEVFSSGDIEFGKQLIAEGLIEGTPLFQMVTGVRWGAPSNPETILYQRGLLPPGAVWAAFGIGRNQMPIVAQAALMGGNVRVGLEDNLYLSRGVFATNGQLVEKARCILENMGYAIATPAETREILGLRRRG
- a CDS encoding ribulose-bisphosphate carboxylase large subunit family protein, whose product is MTDDRFEATYLVETPLDPAKVAEVMAGEQSSGTFTRVAGETDELRSRTRAVVTRIEELESAAEPSLPNAWLARKGVQGPWRRARIAISFPVANVGANISTLASIVAGNLFDLGEVTGLRLENIAMPAGYRTRFPLPKQGIAGTRALTGVAAGPMVGSIIKPNVGLSPAQTAELVTRLCEAGLDFIKDDEISADPDHAPLAQRVPAVMNAIRRHRDRTGKHVMVAFNITDETDAMRRHADLVAREGGSCVMASLNWCGFSAIETLRRATDLALHGHRNGYGAFSRHPLLGISFQAYQVLWRLAGVDHMHVHGVQGKFAQEDAEVVASARDCVTPLAESIDDRVLPAFSSGQWAGTAQPTWDAIGHDDLLFMAGGGILAHPGGPAAGVTSIRQAWEAIANGVPLSEAARRLPELQQALDFFGAKTA
- a CDS encoding TRAP transporter substrate-binding protein, coding for MSVLTRRTILRSFAAASALPVIGAPMVARAAEIELKYGNNLPLSHPLNIRAQEAAERVAKETNGRVEIKIFPNNQLGGDTDMLSQVRNGGITFFTPSALVIATLVPVAAINAVGFAFADYDQVWKAMDGKLGAHVREAISKVNLFAFEKMWDNGFRQMTTSGKAIESAKEMAGLKIRVPVSPLSISMFKALDAAPASLQFSEVYTALQTKVVDAQENPLPIIQVAKLFEVQKSCAVSNHIWDGFWFIANGRAWRGLPPDIQSIVSNAINDAGVAQRGDIKKLNETVQADLQSKGLAFNKTDPDSFRAKLREAGFYKEWQERFGKDAWSLLEDAVGKLA
- a CDS encoding TRAP transporter large permease subunit, whose product is MPANGLGRIAGHLDRALGGLVETIAAVLVLVEIIILGAGVTARYVFHAPLVWSDELASILFLWLSMLGAVVALRRGEHMRMTGLVSRVSPQTRALLEALAITASIAFLLMIMPHAVEYAEEENFIVTPALEISNAWRAAAIPVGVGLMLVAAGCRLLRFSSLKPALLAIGLTALFVLLFWLVGPALKPLGKLNLIVFFVGVVALNVFSGVPIAFSFALATFGYLACTTSTPMLVMVGRLDEGMSHLILLAVPLFIFLGALIEMTGMAKAMIQFLASLLGHVRGGLSYVLVGAMYLVSGISGSKIADMAAIAPVLFPEMQKRGAKPGDLVALLSATGAQTETIPPSIVLITIGSVTGVSIAALFTGGMLPAVVLGVALCFVVWWRCRGEDLSNVKRFSRREIGKLALIAAPAIALPFVIRAAVVEGVATATEVSTIGIAYAVLAGILLYRQFDWRRLPKMLVETASLTGAIIFIIGCATAMAWGLTQSGFSRDLAQAMAAVPGGTWGFLGISIVAFTILGSVLEGIPAIVLFGPLVFPIAKQVGVHEVHYAMVVIFAMGIGLFAPPFGVGYYGACAISKINPDEGLKYIWGYILALLLGLLVVAAVPWISIGFL
- a CDS encoding gamma carbonic anhydrase family protein, whose amino-acid sequence is MSAAGRHGLIAPLDGVAPELHGSSFIAPGAVVIGRVSIGAESSIWYGAVLRGDEEEIRIGDRSNIQDGVVVHSTCGQGPVIIGSDVTIGHRAVLHGCRIGDGAMVGIGAIVLDGAVVEPGAIVAAGAVVAPGKVVGSGMLWAGCPAREMRTIKPAELAFLRGNPAHYAGQAARHRTLIDCTRPSAGKACPAV
- a CDS encoding VOC family protein; the protein is MSRFFGQIRQAGYVVPDIEAAMDYWSRVLGVGPFFYNPKVPIRNYRYKGEAYEPHNSVALANSGPLQIELIQCRNTVPSMYKDFTDAGLTGLQHVAYWTSDYDADLERLVTEGFKPVMSGEVGERGRFVYFDTHYHPGTVIELSEVAGPKGEMFRLIREASETWDGKDPVRPFPDLNKLAAAAG
- a CDS encoding four-carbon acid sugar kinase family protein; the encoded protein is MTRPRPHYGWFADDFTGATDTLATLAERGFRALLFLGVPTPAQLAAAGPLDAVGIAGATRSMPSTEIASILDEAGRFFAELGVQLMHYKCCSTFDSAPYVGSIGAAVAALKPHFPNELVPIIGGQPNLGRYCLFGHLFAAAGAGGEIHRIDRHPTMSRHPVTPMAEADLRRHLAEQGLAPVGLIDYRAHEMQGEAASTLAHLRGQGSRIVLFDVSRAEDLVSIAQICRAPLAEAPMLFVGASSVAHVAAELENQLAVATPAPAIRQPGPALALAGSLSPVTRAQVEAANGFARLTIDPARLLSEPSHAENLRKQALSLLAAGDTMLLTAAPDGVPKSPRAVAEATGMLLREVMREARIARLLVAGGDTSTLAIEALDIWGLSYRAPMVAGAPLCRAHSTAQHLDGLEIVLKGGQMGPTNFFDMAAS